A stretch of Polypterus senegalus isolate Bchr_013 chromosome 5, ASM1683550v1, whole genome shotgun sequence DNA encodes these proteins:
- the colec12 gene encoding collectin-12 codes for MKDDFVEEEEVQSFGYKRFGIQEGAQCTKCKNNWALKSAVVLLYILCALLTITVAILGYKVVQKMDSVTEGMETSHRLYSEKLTAVEGDLKKLDNQAGEKSENTNSELSGFKSKIQTLQQQLSDVAEKATQNKATLDKLQDAGQSMENSHSSLQTLLDSNTNMIKTVNRTLLTYSSYINNLQEDTTRLQTDLQGQVQVQSQAIVNINSLNLTQAQQRNLISVLQKSVDDTSQAIQKIKNDFQSLQQTVLLARKETDWLKEKVQNLQALAANNSALAKANNDTLEDMNIQLSTLSNQMSNMSVMTDTHDQSLHQLLEHQRDYDNRTASKFDQFEQRMDVAERDIDSIISNISYTAQHLRSLTINLNDVRTYCSGTLSKHADDLLNLNSSLVDIRVDTTGLRVQQDVLRSRLDIEVANLSMIMEEMKLVDTKHSQLITNFTILQGPPGPRGSKGEKGPQGPVGAPGQKGDRGDKGDAGPPGSRGEKGSSGPAGPQGNPGEPGSRGSPGSKGSKGSPGRPGIPGPRGDPGPAGLPGRDGIPGPLGPPGPSGVRGVIGAPGSPGPKGAEGPPGPPGPPGPPGPPGNSENPVNQGGPMALKSESPTSTTKTNATECPAQWIGFRSKCYYFSTEGQMFEEAKKLCGEKSSTMVIINDKDEQQWVKKQVSGKGYFWIGLTDQEKENEWKWIDGTTPTYVNWKEGQPDNWSHGHEHGEDCAGLIHGGLWNDFFCDDINKVICEKDNDKAKMKGL; via the exons tggttcagaaaatggacagtGTCACAGAAGGAATGGAGACTTCACATCGATTGTATTCAGAGAAGCTGACTGCTGTGGAGGGAGACTTGAAAAAGCTTG ATAACCAGgcaggagaaaaatctgaaaacaccAACAGTGAACTCTCAGGGTTCAAATCCAAGATTCAAACCTTACAGCAGCAGCTTAGTGATGTAGCTGAGAAGGCAACACAGAATAAGGCCACTCTAGATAAACTTCAAGATGCTGGCCAGTCAATGGAGAACAGTCATAGCTCCTTACAAACTCTACTAGACAGTAACACTAACATGATTAAAACTGTCAACCGAACCCTACTCACCTACAGCAGCTACATTAACAACTTGCAAGAAGACACAACAAGACTGCAGACAGACCTTCAAGGTCAGGTGCAGGTTCAGAGCCAAGCCATTGTAAATATCAATAGCCTCAATTTGACACAAGCTCAACAACGGAACCTCATCAGTGTTCTTCAGAAATCTGTTGATGACACTAGTCAGgcaattcaaaaaataaagaatgacttCCAAAGTCTTCAGCAGACAGTCTTGCtggcaagaaaagaaacagattggCTCAAAGAGAAGGTACAGAACCTGCAGGCGCTGGCCGCCAACAACTCGGCCTTGGCCAAAGCAAACAATGACACTCTTGAGGACATGAATATTCAGCTCAGCACACTTAGTAACCAGATGAGTAACATGTCTGTTATGACAGATACCCATGATCAAAGCTTACACCAGCTCCTTGAACACCAGAGAGACTATGACAACAGGACTGCAAGCAAGTTTGACCAGTTTGAACAGCGAATGGATGTTGCTGAAAGGGATATTGACAGCATCATCAGCAACATCAGCTACACTGCTCAGCATCTTCGGTCTCTCACCATTAATCTCAATGATGTCAGAACCTATTGCAGTGGCACTCTTAGTAAACATGCTGATGACCTCCTTAATTTGAACAGCTCACTTGTGGACATCCGTGTGGACACTACAGGACTCAGAGTGCAGCAGGATGTCTTGAGGTCACGACTAGACATTGAGGTTGCTAATCTTTCCATGATAATGGAGGAGATGAAACTTGTGGACACCAAGCATTCACAACTAATTACAAATTTTACTATATTACAAG GTCCACCTGGACCAAGGGGATCCAAAGGTGAAAAAGGTCCTCAGGGCCCTGTTGGAGCACCTGGGCAAAAAGGAGATAGAGGGGACAAGGGTGATGCAGGACCACCTGGTTCCAGGGGAGAAAAAGGTTCTTCTGGACCAGCCGGTCCTCAAGGGAATCCAGGTGAACCAGGATCAAGGGGAAGTCCAGGATCAAAGGGTTCTAAAGGTTCTCCTGGGAGACCAGGTATACCAGGGCCAAGGGGTGACCCAGGTCCTGCTGGCCTTCCTGGAAGAGATGGCATACCTGGACCACTTGGACCACCAGGGCCATCAGGAGTGCGAGGTGTCATTGGAGCCCCAGGATCTCCTGGACCCAAAGGAGCAGAAGGCCCACCTGGACCACCTGGCCCTCCTGGTCCTCCAGGCCCTCCAGGAAATTCTGAAAATCCTGTAAATCAGGGAGGACCAATGGCACTAAAGAGTGAGTCCCCAACCTCAACCACTAAAACAAATG CCACAGAATGCCCTGCACAGTGGATTGGTTTTAGAAGCAAATGTTACTACTTTTCAACAGAAGGACAAATGTTTGAGGAAGCCAAGAAGCTTTGTGGAGAAAAGTCTTCTACAATGGTTATTATCAATGACAAGGATGAGCAG CAATGGGTAAAAAAACAAGTTTCTGGCAAGGGTTATTTCTGGATAGGTTTAACAGAccaagaaaaggaaaatgaatggaaatggatagatggaactACACCAACCTATGT taattgGAAAGAAGGCCAACCGGACAACTGGAGCCACGGTCATGAACATGGAGAGGATTGTGCAGGCTTGATCCATGGTGGTctttggaatgatttcttttgcGATGATATCAACAAAGTCATCTGtgaaaaagacaatgacaaag CTAAAATGAAAGGATTATAG